From the Corvus cornix cornix isolate S_Up_H32 chromosome 1A, ASM73873v5, whole genome shotgun sequence genome, the window GCTATGGTGATGCTGTCATACCTGAAAGGAACCCTGTCTCAGTCAGAAGGGTTGTAGTTAGTAGGGTATCACTtagaaggaggagaaaaaatgaaggaatgaaGAACTGACGAGGAGCTGAAAGTGTGTGAAGTGGGAGGAAGACAAATACAGAAGGTACCTGTAGCCAGTCAAGGCTGTGCTTGCAGACCCAGTCCAGGAGGAGGCTCTGCATACAGTACATAAAATTGAGTACAGTCAAGAATACAGAATGTGGGCAAGAGGTCCTGGGTGGGATATGAGATGACTTCAAGGAATAGCCTTAAAATTCTTGGATGCACAAGGTTGTTTCCAGTGATTAGTATAGGcagttttagcttttttttttgattgctcAAGTGTGGGCATATTTTTGCTTAGTTGGCCAAATGCTGGAGTACCACAGTAGAGATGTTACTTCAGTTTAGCTGTAGAAGGATGCATGTGGGTGAGAGGAATGAAGTAAATTGTAATTGCTGGTGTTCTGTAACAGGCTTCtcccatttcttttcagaatgaCTGTGAATATTGTCAGTATCACATACAATCCCAGTACAAGAAGCTCAGCTCGAAGCGGGCAGAGCTGCAGTCCACCTTTTCTGGTGGCCGCATTCCTAAAAAATTCGGTCGGAAAAATCCCACTTTGAAGGAGAGGCTGTGTCAGGACGGGTTTTACTATGGAGGAGTCTCTTCAGCAGCATATGCAGCCTCAGTGTAAGATAAACCATTTATTTCCCTTGCTTTTGAACAGAATTTCCCTTACGTGTGCAAGGGAGCCTGAAGCTGTAGCTAAGGGAGTCTATTCAGTTAGAGAACCCTTTGCCTTGACTACATTCACCAAGTAGAAATAAATGCCCCACCTTTGGCATGATCCTACTGTCCACATGGGGtaacagagctgctgtttgatAGGAAAATTTTAAGTTGGTAGTAAGATGTGGTAAGGAGTGTTTTTACCTCTACCATATTACTGTGGTGTGAAGCCAGGGAGCTTTGTGTTTCAGTAGATTAATAAACTTTGAGATCATGAGATCCCAAGCATTCAAGTCTCCAAGACTGTAACTGTATTTTGTTATGGCTCACTGCATTTAATCCCAGAATCAGTGTATTCTGTATTTCCTCATGTCTTCCTTGGCTGAAACAATAGTGTCACTATGGGTTAATGAGGAAACAGGAGTGACCAAGATCAGTATGCATCTCATAGGTCCTTTATCCAAATCCCATGAAGACTGCTGTGCAAAGATGAGTCACAGCTGGATCCAGCTGTGCTTGGACACAGCTTTTATTCCTTTACCAGTGCCCTCTGATTGATACGTGGTGTGACTCCCCAGTAATGAAGCAATTCCAATCCTGGAACTACCTGTGAACAAAGTTGTAATCTATGTTTAGTTTTCCTTTAATGCATAGGAAATACATATCTCAACAAAGCGAGAAATGGGAGATCCTAAACATTATGCTGGAATTTAGGTTTAGATTCTCATCCTTCCCAAAAGCAGACAGATGGCCCTTTGGGGTGGCTGGAGTTTTGTTGTAGCACTGGGCTGGTATAAAGGCTTCCTCTCCTTGCTCCAAGCATGGGAATACTCTGATATTCTGGATTTGTTTCCTCTTTCtagtgcagcagctgctgtgccgAAAAGGAAGATTCAAACCACTCTCTCCAACCTGGTCGTGAGAGGAACTGATGCAATTGTCCAGGAAACCAGGCAGAAAATTGGTACCCAATTACCCAAGTAGTCTCTTCACTCTTTAGATGTTTCCAGCTCGATGTCTAGTGGTGTCCCAGGGCCTTCTACTCACTGAATGAACCTGGCAGTCACTTTGCTGCAGAAGTGGTCATTTGCAGGCAGCTTTCTCAGTTGGTCAAAACTCCTCTTCCCTCTTGAGATCACAGTTTCAAGGCAAATGTAACTAAGCAACTGTGTAGCTCcatgcatcttttttttcatcagtgcCCCTAAATTAAGTCTCCTGTTCTGTATTTGGACAGTGACAGAAGATCTTTGCCAGATTAATGGGAATTGGAGGTTTTAAGAACTTGGAACCAGAATACttattttatttgattaaaataaattagttctGTCAACCTTGAAAGCTGCTAAGGAATACTAAGTATAAATCAGTCAGGTCTGCAATGCAGGGGACCTCCTGACAACCCACCCTGTTTCtagtgcttttcttttgtgtccAAGCATGTTCCTTTTGTAGTCCCTGGGATGTCACTAgtcttctttgcctctgttttatttctgtaaagcaCTTAATATTACACCTTTGTGCTCCTTGGAGAGCAGGTGACAGATTATTCAAACTGTGTTCTAAATGCCACTTAAGTGTCTTACTTACATCTTCCAGTTCCATCAGTTGCCTACATTTCAGACAACATAGTATATGTCCATAGCAGCTTTTAGCTGCTCTTAATTCTCCAGGGATGAAGTGTGGAGGCTTCAGGACTGTAAAGCATCCTAAAAATGGGAATGGTGGGAGTAACACAGACAGCCAAGGCTGATGAGGAACTGAGTGATGAAGTTTCTGAAGGGGTAGAAATGTCTGTGACAAAGGACAAGACCTTGGGCAACCAAATATAATGTAAAGGTTGGTCTTGCTTTGAGAATGCTCAGGTGACCTGCAACCGTTTCTTCCAACTTAGAAAATTCTACATCTCTAAAGCCAGGCCTGCTTCTCTTCCTCACTCCAAACATGttgtatttcttcctcttccactcAGGTGCAGCAAAGAGACCCATGCAGTGTTCTGAAGAATTCAGGGAACTGCTGGCACAGCCAACTTTTGGAGCACGAAACCTCTACAAACACTGGACCAAAACAGGTATTGTCCTTTTGCCTAAAGGAAGACCCACTCACTCTACCTCCTTCTGAAAAAagtggctttttattttggtttgttcttttttcccagaTACTGAAAAGAAGCAAGGGGCCAATTTCCAGTCTATCTCTGCTTCAGCATTGCTCaagcaacagaaacagaagttgCTGGAGGCCAGAAAAAAGAGATCTGAAGAGATTCAGAGGCGGTAAGACACACTGGCTTGCACAGGAAGGGTTCTGTTATTGTAGCCCTAAGGATAACTGTGTTTTCACTTCTTACTTCCCAGCTTTGTGTGATGCCTCTCTGATTTTAGCTTTGACAACAATTGGTCAAAGTCACTCCTTCTGGTGACTTCTTCAAGTCACTCTTGATTTCAGCAACCCAGTGACTTCTTACcagtcttgttttcctttcctgaatgCCCAAATTGCTGTATGTTTCTTGTAGTAATTAAAGGCCAAATAGTGAAAAATCATAGCCTGCATCCCCTCATATTTGTTTCTTAAACCTTTCTTTCTCTGACTTGTGTCCCTAATTGAATGAATTATTCTTGTCTTACAAGGTTTCTCCAGAGCACAGGTACAGCCAGCACTCCTGCTCTCCCATCCTCCTCCAGACAGACTTCCCTCCATTCCCCAGTGCCTGGGGCGGAGTTTCCCAAAGCTGCAAAAATGTCAACTCCTCAAAGGCCCAAGCTAGGTACAGGCTTCTCAGAAGGAGAAGATATCCTCTTCTTTGACAAGTCTCCACCTCCAAGGCCAAAGCTAGACAGCTTGGCAGAAGCCAAAAAGGTACCAGCTCTTTGGATCTTTCAAGTATTAAAGAGAGGTTAAGGGAAATTTGGTTTGGTAGAAGAGGAGTATTTGGTCAGATATGGCCCAGCTCAGTTCTGGTGTTAGTGAAGTTTGTGATTTGTGGGATCACACTGGCCTATATTCCAGCATACAGGAAACCTGTGTTAGTGCCAAAGTCCATGCCTTTAGTCAATCCCTTGAGGTAagggatttgtgctgaaaacccCTAGAATGCTAAATTCTGCTGTTCTTTGGCATTGCTAGTGCAGTGTATTGCAGGTGTTTTCTGTTTGATGGATAGGTAAGTAACTGGTTTAACTGTGTTGTGTCATGAGTCTggataattttgttttctaggcAAAACAGAATGCAtctttttttggcaaaaatatGTTCATTTGTTTGTCAAAGAAACTTTTCTCTTCCAGCTAGAATGAGGAAGCGTAAGCATTCTGGGAGTATAAGAAGGAATAGTTGTAAGCAATTTTCTATTCATTGCAAATTATTAGCAATTTATGTGGAAATCTCAAGTGATTtgatttctctgaaaaacagataaagcacagctgcagagataCCAGGCCTGGTAACACCCATGGAggaatgattttatgatttggGAAGTCACAAGAGGTTGGGTGATGTGGTGAATTAGATGtatggcagagctgggaatttaGCTGGGCTTCTCTCCATGCTCAGGCCAGTGGATGTTCTCTCTTCCAGTTGACAGCCTTCCTCTGCTACTTCTGGAAGTAGGAGCATGGGAGCCAGACAGGTCACCAACATTTCCCCTgctctttcctgttttctagCTGGCTGCAATACAGCGACTACGAGCAAAAGGCCAGATTCTTCCTAAAACAGACCCGAACAGTGTCAAGAGGAAACGGACTGATGTCGAGGATGTCCTAGAAATAGTTGAAAGAGTTGAGAAAAATGTTGCTCAGCCACAAGGTGCAGAAGCAGACAATGGTATGTACTGTTAGCTTCTAGAATAGAAAAAATGTGCTTCTGTCCTACTGAACAGAGCAGTAGTTGCTGGGTTAAGGACTTAATTGCTGTGCTAAAGCGAGGCCAAATTAGGTCTGTTTGGGACTTCAAGGGTTTGCTGGAAAGACTAAAAAAATCTCTAACCCTGTGGAGAAAGTGTGAGATGTAATCTCTGATAGCTCCCTGTGCTCATCTCTGTTCCCTTTCTTCTGGAACTTGAGCATCTGCAGTGCATGGCTGACTTCACCAAGGGAAACCAAGAACTAATCCCACCAGGGAAGGTATCTGAATTTTTTGTGGGAACTTGAGTTTGCCTGCTGGTGATTTACTGTGTGATCTTGGATGAATTGTTTAATTCCCTTTAAAGTTTCTTCATCAGCCAGTGACGGAACACTGCTTGCACTCCTGGGAGTAATGTGAAAATTCGTAGTACAGTGCTTTGAGAAAAGATgcaatgttattttaaaaaaacactttttctgaAGCCATATTTGAGCTTGTTTTCATGTTCCCTAACTATGAAAGGCTGCTGTTTGACCTGAACATCTGCCTGAGAGACCTGAGACTTCCAAAATCTCCTGCAGTGATTAAGTTTAGGCATCACAGCCTTGTTTTGTAGGACTGAGCCTTTTTGTCTCCCTAGAAATGGATGAACTGGAACCTGCCCAAAAGAAGCAGCGCCAGCAGCTGGCCTATCTGGAGTCAGAAGAGTTCCAGAAAATTCTGAAGGCCAAGTCCAAGCACACAGATGTCCTGAAAGAGGTATGGCCTCCATCCAGCTGTGACTGAGGGCTTAGAACTAGGGAGCTGACTGGACTCCTCATTATTTCAGCAAGAAGCAGGCACCCAAACATGTCATGGGCTCCAGATTGCCCCAAGGAGTAGGGCTGGGTGTCTCTGGGCACACAGGGCACAATGCCTGCAAGTCAGCACTGTTGCCATAGCCATGATAAGGTCAAGTTGCCAGCTGccatcagatttttctgttgtgtttggaAGAATCAGTGACGTTTCCTCGATTGGTGGATAATCAAAGAAATCCCTCTGCCTTAAAATCAAATGAGATGCGTGCCTATTTTGTCCCTCATTACTTGGCCACATAAAGCCAGCTTCCACCTTCATATGTGACTCATGTCAGCTGTGAAATGCCAGCAGGTGCCCTGAAGAGCTGAGAGGTTGAATTTCTGACACTGAGGTCTCTGCTAAGCACATTCCCAGGGTTACAGCACCCTCCAATGGCATAGGGCTTGTCTTGGACGCTTATTGGCATGAAGTCATAATTGTTTTAAGATCTTCTGGGGAGTAATATTTTGGCTAAGAACCTACTCCATTAATTACTTTAATTACATTACATCTGCCTATCTGACTTCTCTCTGCACTGTCCTTGTGGGTTATGTGCTTATTTCAGTACTTCCTGCTGTTGTTAAACCTTCCCACTCAAACATCTCAAAGGTGGCTCGTTTCAGTGCTGGTGAACTGCAGCACGTGTACAATACGGATTGTTTGAAGCAAGAGAGATGTGGTCTTTCTCTGCTCCCAGACTGGAGTCTGCTTCAAACAGGCCTGGTAATTTACCCTAAGGCCATTTATGGAGTGGCTTCTCCCCTCTTTGTGTCCTCACAACCCCTTTTGTGTGCCCCACAGGCTGAGGCTGAACTGCAGGAGCAATACTTTCAGCCACTGGTGAAAAAGGAAGAACTGGAAGAGAAGATGAGGAACATTAAAGCAGTGAAATGCCGAGTTGTGACATGTAAAACGGTGAGTGAAGGGGAGCCAAGGTAACAGCAGGGGAGTGGAACATGGATTCTACAAAATGGTGCTGGACTATCCTGCAGACTCCCATCTGTCACTCTCTTGGCTGTGGTCCAGTGCAGGGATTGATGGAGACAGTTTTGTCCCTGATGCCTGTTGCTGAGAGCAGCCTGTGCACAGAGTGACTGAGACATGGCAAGGCAGGCTTTAGTGCTGTGCTGTACATCTCAACTCAGTGCTTGTGCCAGTGGTTCCGTGGGTATTGCTGTCCTGAATTTCTCAGTTTTTTCCATGAAGTGCTTTGTACCAGGACTCTTAGTTCGTCATATTTTGTGACAAAATAAGCAAAGTCCTTGAAAACATTAGCCCTGGGTGGGAATCCTCTATCTGCATTTCCAGGGACTTTGCCATCAGGAAGATGGGTGGAGCTTTATGACTGTCCCAAATGTACTGAGAGGAAGGGAAGCATTACCTCCTACTTTCAAAGTTTCAGCCCCTGCTGAACTTTCCCTCTTGCTGCCTTCCCTACCTGTTTTGGGATTGCACAGGGGTACACTTGTGCCTTGTGAAGTGGTGGGAGCAGGACCACAGGGTGGTGGCAAGGGGAGGATGGCACTAGAAGGAGCAGTGGCAAAGTCTAGGGCTGTGATCCAACCACTGGGCTCCTCAGAATGGGAGAGGACAGGGATGCTTTCCTCTGAACATTCAGCTGTTGCCAGCCCTCAGAACAGGTCTTACatgctctctctctcctccctgaCAGTGTAATTACACCTATTTCAAGCCTCTGGAGACCTGTGTGCAGGATAACCACGACTACCTCTGGCATGATGCCATCAAGAGATTTTTCAAATGTCCTTGTGGAAGTAGAGCTATTTCCCTTGACAGGCTCCCAAAAAAGCCCTGCAGGTAAGAAATGAGCCTCATGAAACAGTAACTGGGACTTTAGTATTGTCCCTTCACAAGTCACTTGTTGTGAGTCACATAACCATGCCCTAGAAGGGGAATGTTAGCCCTTGTGCCAAGGAGCATGGGCTGGGTGTGGGGCTGCTTTAGGATCCCCTCACACTGTGCAGCAAACACACCACAGTGGTCCTTACCTGCCATCTTCATCTTTCAGTAACTGTGGCCTCTTCAAGTGGGAGCGAGATGGGATGCTAAAGGTAAGTGTGAGCCAGCAGTTTCTGAGCACCTCAGCACTCCGGCTGCTTCCCGTGGTGCTTTTGTCCCCCTCTTTGGTTCTGTGCCCTTATGAGCTCCCAGCAAAGCCAAGCAGCTCTGTATTTTGTCAGGTGCCTACAGGCTGTGTTTTAATGGACTtccacttttttatttaatcgTGGAGAAATGGCTTTTGAACAAAGCTGTAAAAATTTAGAATGTCAAGATCCTTAGAGGGTCTGTTCGTATTTTATCGGGTAATTTATCCCTACCACAACTTCTGTCAGGTAAGTGTTTGGGAGACACCTACCACACGTTTAACTTCTTTTCTCCATGGTTCAtgtttccaggagaaaaagggTCCAAAGATTGGTGGAGAAACACTTTTACCAAGAGGAGAGGAACAACCAAAATTTCTCAATAGTCTTAAGTGACCTggagttgatttttttcacaaCGTAAGGATGGATTTCTGTGTCTGAAACACACATTTATATTGGACTGCCAAGAAGATTGAGGTTTTAGGGATGAATCAGTAGGGGAGTCAGTTTTTGATGGAAAGGACATCTGCCAGGTGTCCACCGGGCCACTGCATGGATATtgaactttggggttttttttttttcaatttgacTGAAAAAGGCTCCATGTGAAATGCACACTCATGCCTGTTCTTTCCAACTAACAACACAAGAGTGACCTCACCAGACTTTTAAGTGACAAAACATCATGAATGGGAATGACTGTAGATTCCATAAGCACTTACGAAATTTACTGTGATGGGTTCATGCCAACCTGTCAGGTTCTTCAGCTCTTGGACAAAAAGGGGTGTGACAGGGTTGTAGGCAGAGAGCATTCTCCATTGGCTTCAAAATTACTCACTCTGAAGCCTTAGGAACAGATGTCAAACAGGTGTCCCGAGTTTTTCCTTGGTTTACCTGTTACAAAACCCTTCCATGGCTTTGGCACTGCAAGCCAGCTGTGTTTATGCTGCAAACTCTGAGCTCCTATCTCCCAGCACCATCCACACTACAGTGCTCTTGTGGCTACAGACCTCCAGCTTCCActtggaaaaacattttaatgaacCTGGCACCATTTTGTGAGTGGTTCTAAAGAGCTGAGTGATTATATGTAGAAGCTTTTACCCtttttctggcattttaaaaaggaacagtAGCTGTCTCAGACCAAGCAGGATGAGATCTTCTTCTAAGAGGTGGCTTCTGAGAAATGCTGCCTCCATACAggcatttttctgaaagcacatCTGTGTAGGGATGCCTGGGGCATTTAACCAGCTTTTCCTGGACCTGCCCCTAGCTCATGCCCAGTAGGATcgcaggatttttttaaagtgcctAAAACCCCTCTAACCTCAGTGATTCAATCAAAGTGCCACTAAGCATCTCATGTGTCCCAGTGGTCTTGTCGATGCCTCTTGTTTGcttgcagaggggctggaagagaaataaatcatttGAAGCAACTGGACAGATTCACCTCAGCATTCTTCAGCCCTCATCTCTTACTGGTGCTTTTATTGGTGCAACTTGGCCTGTAGCATTTGGTACCAATTGCTGAGTGGGGTGTCACTGCTAGGGGACAAAATCAGTAACTGTGACATTGCTTGGCAACATCTCGTGGCATTCCTCCTTCAGAATAAAGAGAGTACAGAATAAAACACTCCCTGGGTCTGCATGctatttctctgcagaagagGATGAGTTGCTTCCTCAACATCTTTCTTTGCCCACAAAAGGACTGGTTTGTGGTCTGtaatttcagcttttacagACTTTGCTCATTCAGACTTCACAGGAGTTTCTCACCTGGCGTCCACAAAACCACCATGAAATTCCACGTTGGTATCAGTCTTCAGCCAGCATGTTGAAAGCTTCACACCTTTTCCAGTTCCTGTCTCTTGGGCCCAAGGattctgcagaaacaaaattgtCAAAGGAGGGttaatgctttattttcatcaATGTCCCCAGGACTGGGATATGTAAGACATGTATCTCTGTGGGAGTGAGAGCAATGCTTGTATGCAAAAATAGGgtaaagaaaccaaaccagtcGCTTTGCTTAAGCTCTAGCAGTAAACAAGGAGGGGGGAGAGATGGATGTATTGGAAGTTATGTGCCTCACTATTTTTTGAGATTCCTTTCTTGTGCCAGAGATTGCACTACTACCCTGATTCCTGAATACTTGGCTCTAACAAAAGGGAAGCTGGGATCAGGACGGTCACAGCAGCTGGTTTGCCCGGAGCTGTCTCCAAAATGGGTTTGGCCCAAACATCCTGCAGGCCCAGCAGTTATTGGAATTTTTGGGTGACtctcagctgcagcatcccGATGTTTTCCTCAGACCCAGCACAGGCCTCTCAGGGTTCGCTGTGGTTATTCAGCCACACAAGCCACAACAGAATTTTTGAACCACAGAAATAATCCAGTGCAGCCACTGATGTTGGTTTTGTTACAGTTTAATCTTTACTTCAAAAATGAAATCCATGTTCTCCATCAGCTATACCAATGACTTCCCATGTAAGCTCATACTGAAACTGATTCACTGGTtgattttgcacagaaaaaggATATTAAAAATCCTAAACACATAATCACACATggaattttatattaatatgaTTTTACCTAACTATATTATTAATAACCTTACATTAATAGAGTATCAGCCTAAAAGTATATCAAGAGAGACACtagaaaaaataagtaatgcACAACTCATCATAATCTTTGATTACCTAAATTAGCTGTAGCAATCTGATTTTGTAGGTCAGGTTTTCTTTGAAGTCCATCAGCTGTTCAGCCTTGCTGCACCTATTTTGTATTAGCATGAAATGCTTTTGTAATGCAGAATTTGGGGCAAGTTCCTTACACAGGGGGCAAAAAGCACATGAATCTGGCTCAGAAGCTGATGCTTAGGCACAGGTTTTCCATCCTGGTCTTTAGAGGTCACTTTAAAGAttgattctttttccttgcaCTGCCTTTGCCCATTTCTTCCAAACAGCCTgcatttaaaaaccccacaaaacaacaacaaacccagaaaacacCATCTTTGAATGCAGTGTTTTCTACTTATTCCTGGTATGAGCCAATCTGGCCATAAAAACACCCATTAACTTATTCACTGTCTCTTCGAAGTCTCAAACAGAAAAGTACAGacactaaattaaattaaaaactacaAGCTCCAGTGCACAAAACCCTGCTTGGTATAAGCCAAAAGGCTCATTGGATTGATGTGGTGAGCAGAGAAGGCACACAGATGGGTGTTTTATAAACCATGTCCTCTTCTTGCAAATCCAGTTAGAGAAGAATTGAATAACAGGCTCTCCTACCTCAATACCTGCTGGCACAAGCTCATCCTACCTGGGTTGATTTGCACTGAAAAGATAGCAAAGAACGTGGATGAAATCAGTTTTGGCAGCCCAGAGGTGGGAATGGTGATGAGtagagctggaggagaaatttgcagagctcctgggctGATTTCCAGGGATGTGAAGGGGCTGTCTGTGGAGCAAGGGCGCTTCTCCAGTACAGGCAGGTAGCAAGAAGCCTTATCAGCAGAAGGCCAAAATTACTTGTGAGTTACAAGATAAGGTAGTGATTTAAGATTAGCACAAGGtctgcagcagaagctgttttatattttgcatgTCCAAATTCAATTActtctttctccagctgctcttggaTCATGTTCTTCACATCACTGTAGTAGCACTCTAAGCTGGCGAGGTGACAGCTGTGTGAGGACATTGGGCATCACTCACTGCCACTTTGATTACAAATGACTGCTGGAAAAGGATCTCCCGCATCCCAGATCCGCTTATAGAGTCAAATCTACTCTGAAAAAACTGTAATGAAGTTAATTAAACTTCCTTTCTCCCCCCCCCCATTTCTCTTGCATAAAGTAAGACTTTGATCTACAGTACTAGAAGCCAAAGCCAGGATTCAAAATCCTTCCTTTGGCACCTCTCCAAGTGTCTTCACATCAAAGCGCTGAGTGTGCAAACGCTGTCAGCAAGGTCAGGAGTCAGACTAAATCTGACATTTCTGAGCTGTTCGTCTGGAAAATAGCACAAAAATTCTAACCAAAAGATCTTCTCcgtgttttttgtcttttaccAAGCTCCAGGAACCCTTTGTTTTCAACACATGTGAAAtgtcaaggcaaaaaaaatgaGTGTCTGAAACACTGGGGCTTCATGCAACTGCAGATGGCCGAATAATCAGCAAGGTGTCTAATTTTTACATGCTCCTTTTTTAAACTTGGGATactgctataaaaaaaaaatagtccaAGGATGGCTAACATGATTAACCTAAACTGCAGGAACATTAAGTTAGTTGGACAGAAAGTTTTAGATGTAATATCAATTTAGGAGCACACATGTACCTCCAACGTGAACCTGAACATCTACAGCAAACCAAACTATAAGAAACATATCCCACTAATCCAGGGCTAAACTAAAACACATTATTACCAAAAtaacttcaaatattttgcttttaatttgatTCAATTCAAGCAACTTTTCTAATAGGATAAGTGCTGCTTcacaaaaacacacagcaaaccAAGTATGTCAACAGCTTCTGCATTTCACTGTCTCTGAAGCTCTGCCTAATGGATCTAGAAGTTTATTTCTCAGTTATTGCTACAGAGGAGGTatccagcagcaccacacaCATCCATGCTGGGAGATTCCAGCTTCATCCAACTGTGTtctgcccagcagagcaagCACAGCATGCCCCAGAGGGCAGCTACCAAACACGGTGTAGGGAGGAGTGAGGATGTTAAGTCTCTCATCAAGTGGGACAACTGCTGAGTTTAGATGATCTCTGAGGTCtttgatgggttttttcttctgaaagaggGAATTTTAAGCCTAAATCCATAGGCAGAGGtacataaatttttaaaaacaaagctaaacttccttttctttcttagctATAGGAAGAGAAATTCAGTCTTGAAACTGGGAATGTGATACGTGTAGCTCTTCTCTTTGGCCACAGCTCCCTCTGCAGTCAAGCTAGCTTCACCAGTGATGCCACACAGGGAAGTCCCTCCATGAATCCTGTGCTGTGAACCAGACAATACACCAAGTTCTCACAAAAATCCTATGGAAAGCACCAGCTAGGCTGTGAGCCAGAGCTCAGCAAAGTCAGCAGAGGGATCTCTAACTCACTGGAAATCATTCACTTGGGCCCATGCTCTCCACAGGAGCTGCATCAGTGCCAGGGTTACAGAGGGCATGGAAGATTTGCAGGAACCAAAACACCCGAAATCACTGGGTGATTGCAGGGCTGGGGATCTGTTCTAAGCGACCCCTTATCAGCCTTCTTGGTGTTGTGGTCAAACCCGAGGCTGCTGCAAGGACATGTCTGTCTCCAGGTGGGAACCACAGCCCAGACACCACTCCAGCACCAACGGTGTAGGACCAATAAATTGTGCCCAAACCTCaacttgtttaaaaaaca encodes:
- the MCM10 gene encoding protein MCM10 homolog, which encodes MDADDDLDLLASLLEENEATEERNSPEEEDAPKDEGGEPDEYDELFDAEDDASYTEEVDAEDSMIDEQKENLATLFGDVDDLLEEEEAEKTVPTSAPSQAKEKTNEELQAELRKLQEQMKTLQEQLQKTALGQQSSSGPEKKTPGKSLCPLLKERKVQKLQESPSFSAQLGNPLLPAKQGMQKSKASSAENKIPPPRQILSLAFQPLQSAVGNTPSKVTREKISLVPACSSVTTQPVSVEAFSGLRLRKPRVSSAEMDRKMANRKLIRLSQLKNKLATENLEEIDWVTFGVIVKKVTPQSANNGRTFSIWRLNDLRDLNECVSLFLFGEVHKEHWKTDQGTVIGLLNANPMKPKEGSDEVCLSVDHPQKILLMGEALDMGTCKARKKNGDPCAQIVNLNDCEYCQYHIQSQYKKLSSKRAELQSTFSGGRIPKKFGRKNPTLKERLCQDGFYYGGVSSAAYAASVAAAAVPKRKIQTTLSNLVVRGTDAIVQETRQKIGAAKRPMQCSEEFRELLAQPTFGARNLYKHWTKTDTEKKQGANFQSISASALLKQQKQKLLEARKKRSEEIQRRFLQSTGTASTPALPSSSRQTSLHSPVPGAEFPKAAKMSTPQRPKLGTGFSEGEDILFFDKSPPPRPKLDSLAEAKKLAAIQRLRAKGQILPKTDPNSVKRKRTDVEDVLEIVERVEKNVAQPQGAEADNEMDELEPAQKKQRQQLAYLESEEFQKILKAKSKHTDVLKEAEAELQEQYFQPLVKKEELEEKMRNIKAVKCRVVTCKTCNYTYFKPLETCVQDNHDYLWHDAIKRFFKCPCGSRAISLDRLPKKPCSNCGLFKWERDGMLKEKKGPKIGGETLLPRGEEQPKFLNSLK